A section of the Humulus lupulus chromosome 2, drHumLupu1.1, whole genome shotgun sequence genome encodes:
- the LOC133815289 gene encoding extensin-like, which translates to MCSISTISNTVLKRTVQFFPYDIFPITKSSTKTTITSYTRSQKLILSARSHVRRFTPASFAARDPPQTPTEIPTVVPNREQPSVPLEVPPLTASPEIGPDSDVPSEVIEIPPPYSPDPKPEIDLPYPGFPSPPGPDIIPPRQPPGPEIDPPRWPPPPDVPPVRPPGPDIVPPPDLPPDIKPPTGSPTFVF; encoded by the coding sequence ATGTGTTCTATCTCCACAATCTCGAACACCGTCCTGAAAAGAACTGTTCAATTTTTTCCGTACGATATTTTTCCGATCACAAAGTCAAGTACGAAGACTACTATTACTTCTTACACTCGATCGCAGAAGTTGATATTATCGGCCAGAAGCCATGTTCGGCGATTCACTCCTGCTTCGTTTGCAGCTCGGGACCCACCGCAGACGCCTACGGAAATTCCCACGGTGGTGCCGAACCGGGAGCAACCTTCAGTCCCGCTTGAAGTTCCACCGCTTACTGCCTCGCCGGAAATAGGCCCCGATAGTGACGTCCCTTCTGAGGTGATCGAGATTCCCCCGCCGTACAGCCCGGATCCAAAGCCGGAGATAGACTTACCTTACCCGGGTTTTCCGTCTCCTCCAGGTCCGGATATCATTCCGCCCAGACAACCGCCAGGGCCAGAGATTGATCCGCCGAGATGGCCTCCGCCGCCGGATGTTCCTCCGGTGAGGCCGCCTGGGCCTGATATTGTGCCCCCGCCGGATCTTCCGCCGGATATAAAGCCGCCAACTGGAAGCCCCACTTTTGTTTTCTAA